The sequence below is a genomic window from Salicibibacter cibarius.
CATGAGGTTGCGGTGGCCTTCCCGTTGCTGCAACGCTTCACTCGTCTCAAGCAATTCGTTTTGCGCAGCGTCCAGCTTGTTTTCCACATCGGCGAGCGTTTCTTTTTTCCGGGAAAGATCGTCTTGCGCGTCGTGTAACGTTTGTTTTTCCGCTTCCGCTTCTTTTTCCGTTTTGGTAAGGGATTGCTTATATTCCTCCCAGGACGCGTGCTTCGCTTCGATGTCATGGACGAGAATGGCGACGTCCAATCGTTCTTTTTCTTCATGGTGTTGTAAATATTCCCGGGCGGTTGACGCTTGCATCTCCAACGGCGCCAATTGTTCTTCAAGCTCATGGAGAATATCTTGCACGCGATTCAAATTGTCCATCGTCTCTTGCAGCTTTTTTTCCGATTCTTGCTTGCGGGATTTATATTTTAAAACGCCTGCGGCGTCTTCAAACATCGTGCGCCGATCTTCCGGCTTCGAGGAGAGGATCCGGTCCACTTCCCCTTGCCCGATCATGGAATACGCATCCTTGCCCAGACCGGAATCAACGAGCAAATCGACGATATCCTTTCTGCGGCACGCTTTGCGATTTAAAAAATATTCGCTTTCCCCTGTGCGGTACAGGCGGCGCGTCAAGCTGATCTCGTTGAATTCACTCATCATGTATTCATCTTCATTATCCAAGATGAGAGAAACTTCGGCGATATTTACTTTTTTTCGGGATTCGCTTCCGGCAAAAATAACATCTTCCATTTTCGCCCCGCGAAGTTGTTTAGCTGATTGTTCGCCTAGTACCCAGCGAATGCAGTCGGCAACATTGCTTTTCCCGCTCCCGTTTGGCCCGACAATGGACGTGATGCCTTCATTAAAATCGATGGTCAAAGGAGCGGCAAAAGATTTGAAGCCGGTCACTTCCAGTCGTTTTAAAAACAAAGACGCTCCCTCGCAATCTTTTTGCAATGAAACCTTTTCAAACGAGCTCATCCCTTCTACAATAGAGACTAGAAAAAGGAGGCCCGTCATGAACCTTAACGAAGCAACAGAAGAAAATCTTACTTACATTTTCGAGAAACTCCAAGACCAGCTGCAAGTGGTGAACGCCGCTGTGCTCGATCCAACAGGCTATGATCTCCGGTTTTACGATGATATTAAAGAGATCTATGAGTACGTGGACGGCAATTCAAAACTTAGTGTGAAAGAAATGGACGCGCTCATTTCGGAACTGGGAAGACTTAAAGTCGAGAGTAAAAAATAAACCCGTTTTGTCCTCGCCCACTGCGGGTGGGGGCGAATGGGTCATGCACTATGATAATCGCTACGGAAAAACACAACGCTTTCCGTGGGCCTTTAGCTCAGCCTCCTCGAAAAAAGACGTTCGCTTTTTTCTGCGGGGTCTTACCCACTGCGCTTTCCCACGGGAGTCTCTCTGTTTTTCCTTTTCTGGCCAGTGTTAGAATCATAAATATGATGAAGAGCCACATGAAAAACTGTCCCCTTTGTTCGGACAGTTTTATTGTTTTTTCATGCCGATGTGTCCGAGCTGATTCATGGTTCGGACATTTTCAGTATTTTAGTCCGCAAAAGTGTCCGAGGTTGCCTCATGTCCGGACACTTTTTCCGCCCTCTCATGCAAAAGTGTCCGAATAACCGTCACCCTATTGATTTTCCGCGCTTAATTGCATCAGCGCTTTCTGGGCGGCGTGTTGTTCTGCCGATTTTTTCGTTTTTCCGATTCCTTCGCCTTGATGATCGCCATTGATGGAGACGCGGGCAACGAATTCCCTGCTGTGGGCAGGTCCTTGTTCATCGACGATCTCGTACGTGACCGCGCCCGTTGAAGCTCGTTGGACAAATTCTTGTAGCTGGCTTTTGAAGTCCATTACATCCGTGTAGCTGCCGGTTTCGATTTTTTCATAGACGGTTTGTTCAAGGAAATGGTCCACGGCGTCCATGCCCTGATCAAGGTAAAGGGCACCGACAAATGCTTCGAAGACGTCCGCGAGCATGGCCGAACGTTCCCGGCCTCCCGTCAAATTTTCCCCTTTCCCGAGAAACACGAGGCTGCCAAACTGATAGTTTCGCGCAAGGTCTGCCAGGGAAGGTTCACAAACGACGGCGGCACGCAGTTTCGTCATTTCCCCTTCCTGCATCGTGTGAAAACGGCGATACAAGTATTGGGAAACGCATAATTCCAGCACCGCATCCCCTAAAAACTCCAACCGTTCGTTATCGCTGTCGGCATTGTGTTTCTTTTCATTAACATAGGATGAATGGGTAAAAGCCTGGTACAACAATTGATCATCATTAAATTGCAGTCCTAGTTTCGATAATAAATCACGGAATTTCTGCACATGGGTTTCGCTTGCGTGTATTTTTTTCTTTTTATTTGGAGAGGATTTCATTATTGTTTTCTTACAGCTCCTTTTCAAAAAAACCGGGAAGGCAGCGTACATCTGTCTTCCCGCCTATCTTCCATCACTGCTGTCCTTCTATGTAATTCACGACATCAGCGACGGTGGAAATTTTTTCTGCCTCTTCATCAGAGATTTCCATATCAAATTCATCTTCAAGTTCCATCACGAGTTCAACGACGTCCAACGAATCGGCACCGAGATCATCTTTAAACGTTGCTTCACTGATCACTTCCGATTCCTCGACGCCCAACCGATCGACAACAATCTTTTTTACGCGTTCCAGTGTTTCTGTTTCTGCCATTTTTACTTCCTCCTTTATTTCCTAACCCAGAATGTTTCCTTGTCATTATAGGATATTTGTCCACAAAAAACCAGCCTAACTTTTGGAGGCATCTAACCTCTCACCTCTCACCTCTAAGACATATACATGCCGCCGTCAACATGAAGGGTTTGTCCCGTCATATAGCGGCTTTTTTCGCCGGCGAGAAAACTGACCGTTTCGGCCACGTCTTCGGGGCGCCCGAGTTCGCCGAGCGGGATTTGTGCCAGCAACCCTTCCCGTTGCTCCCCTCCCAGCTCGTCGGTCATCTCTGTCTCAATAAAACCCGGCGCGACGGCATTTACACGAATATGGCGGGAGGAAAGCTCTCTGGCCAACGTTTTCGTCAGTCCAACGACCCCTGCTTTTGCTGCCGTGTAATTGGCCTGCCCTGCATTGCCGAGCGAACCGGTGACCGAACCGATATTAATGATTGATCCCGCACGCTGTTTCATCATCGGGCGTATCGCCGCTTTCGCGCAAAGAAAGACGCCTTTTAAATTGGTATCGAGCACTTCATCCCAGTCGTCTTCTTTCATGCGCATGACTAAATTGTCCTTTGTAATGCCGGCGTTGTTTACGAGCACGTCAATCGCGCCGAACCGGTCCGTGACCGTTTTAAAAAGGGTTTTTACGTCGTCTTCTCGGGCGACGTTTGCTTGCACTGGGAAGGCATCCACCCCATAAGATGCGCATTCTTTCGCGGTTTCCGCGGCTTTTGCTTCATTTCCCGCGTAATTGATAGCAACGTCAGCGCCGTTTTGGGCGAGGTTGAGCGCGATGGCTCGTCCAATCCCGCGGGAAGCCCCGGTAACGAGCGCTTTTTTTCCTTGTAACATTTCCCTATGATCCCTCCTTTGCGTTCAATACAGCGTCGAGATCTGCTTGGTTCTCAACGGAAAACACTTCGACGCCGCGGCGCTGTATTTTTTTTACCAAGCCGGAGAGCACTTGCCCACCGCCGATTTCGATAAACGTATCTACGCCGTCTTCAAGCAAAAATCGAATGCTATCCTCCCAGAGCACGGGAGCAGTGACTTGGGTAACGAGGGCTTCTTTTAGCGTTTCCGCATCGGTCGCCGTTGAGGCAGACGCGTTCATGACGACCGGAACCTCGCTGTTGCGAAAACTTACCGGCGCCAACACGTCTTGCAGCTGCTCGCGGGCGGGTTTCATGAGCGGCGAGTGAAACGGTCCGCTCACGTTTAAAGGGACGACGCGGCGCGCACCCTCTTCCTTGGCACGCTCACCGGCTTCTTTAATGCCGTTCGCCGACCCGGAAATGACGATTTGGTTCGGACCGTTTAAATTCGCGAGTTGAACC
It includes:
- a CDS encoding DUF1128 family protein, whose translation is MNLNEATEENLTYIFEKLQDQLQVVNAAVLDPTGYDLRFYDDIKEIYEYVDGNSKLSVKEMDALISELGRLKVESKK
- the rnc gene encoding ribonuclease III, producing MKSSPNKKKKIHASETHVQKFRDLLSKLGLQFNDDQLLYQAFTHSSYVNEKKHNADSDNERLEFLGDAVLELCVSQYLYRRFHTMQEGEMTKLRAAVVCEPSLADLARNYQFGSLVFLGKGENLTGGRERSAMLADVFEAFVGALYLDQGMDAVDHFLEQTVYEKIETGSYTDVMDFKSQLQEFVQRASTGAVTYEIVDEQGPAHSREFVARVSINGDHQGEGIGKTKKSAEQHAAQKALMQLSAENQ
- the acpP gene encoding acyl carrier protein, with translation MAETETLERVKKIVVDRLGVEESEVISEATFKDDLGADSLDVVELVMELEDEFDMEISDEEAEKISTVADVVNYIEGQQ
- the fabG gene encoding 3-oxoacyl-[acyl-carrier-protein] reductase: MLQGKKALVTGASRGIGRAIALNLAQNGADVAINYAGNEAKAAETAKECASYGVDAFPVQANVAREDDVKTLFKTVTDRFGAIDVLVNNAGITKDNLVMRMKEDDWDEVLDTNLKGVFLCAKAAIRPMMKQRAGSIINIGSVTGSLGNAGQANYTAAKAGVVGLTKTLARELSSRHIRVNAVAPGFIETEMTDELGGEQREGLLAQIPLGELGRPEDVAETVSFLAGEKSRYMTGQTLHVDGGMYMS
- the fabD gene encoding ACP S-malonyltransferase: MGKTAFLFPGQGSQAIGMGITAAAENKVAQAVLTEADEALGFSLSDLMKNGPEEELKKTANAQPALLTVSTAVLQLFSESGLQPDYVAGHSLGEYSALVAANVIDFKDAVSVVRKRGELMEAAVPAGEGGMAAVMGMNREDLQAVVSEVNAEGNPVQLANLNGPNQIVISGSANGIKEAGERAKEEGARRVVPLNVSGPFHSPLMKPAREQLQDVLAPVSFRNSEVPVVMNASASTATDAETLKEALVTQVTAPVLWEDSIRFLLEDGVDTFIEIGGGQVLSGLVKKIQRRGVEVFSVENQADLDAVLNAKEGS